From the genome of Streptomyces sp. NBC_00523:
ACCGCCGTCGCCGCGTTGCCCACCAGCGTCACCAGGGTCTCGTTCATGACTCCGCCTCCCCTTCGCCCGGATCCCGTGGCCGCGCCGTGCGCGCGGTCACCGGTCCCATGCTGGAGGGGAGGCGGAAATCCTGCCGGGGGCTGTGGACTAACGGCCCGTTGTGGAAAACTCCGTCACCGCCACATAGCGTTCCCGCACTTCGCGGTAGCGCATCAGCTCCGCCGCCACCGGGTCGAGCACCCGGGCCCGCCCGCAGGCTGCCGCCGCCTCGCGCAACCGCCGTTCGGCCTCCTGCCCGTACCGCCGGGCGGGTCCCCGGGCCGCCGCCGCGCACGACCACTCGACGAGCGGGCCGCCCACGACGCCGCCGAGCATCACCAGGGCGGGCGTCAGCAGCCCCGGCTCCAGCACCCCGATGATCTGGCCGGCCAGCCACAGGCCGCCGAAGATCTGCAGCAGCGTCATCGCGACCTGCGCCAGCACCGCCGCCGGCCACCACGCGGGCCGCGGCGGCCTCCCGGCGGCGCGCCCGCCCCGGCCCTCACCCGCGCCCCTGTTCGCCGTGCCGCCCGCGGGCTCCGACGCCGTCGCGCACACCGCACCGCCGCCCGCGCCCCGCGCGGCCGCCTCGCCGCCCGTCACGCGCCCCGCCAGTTCGTCCAGCGCGTCCGGCAGCCCCTTCGCCCCGTGCACCGCGGCCTCCCGCACCGCCTGCGCCCAGGGTCCGGGCAGTCCGGCCGCGGCATCGTCCGCGACCGTGCGCACGGCCTGCTCGACGCGCTGGCGCGCGGTGAGCCGTTCCTCGGGCGGGGCGGCGAGCGGGACCCGGTCCCGGCTGCCGGGCTGCCGCGTGGCCTCGTACCAGCGCCACAGCCGGAGCCACGGCGTGCCGCAGGCCCGTCCGGCGTTGCGGCGCCACTCGCGTTCGGCCGCCTGGCCCGCCGCCGCGGCGCCCACGGCCTCCGCGAGCCGGTCCGTGAACTCCTCCCGGGCCCGCTCCCCCAGACCCGGCCGCCCCTCGGCGACGTACACCGGGCGGAGCCTGGCCGCCGCCGCGTCCACATCGGCGGACAGGCGACGGGTGGCGGCCGTGCGGTCCTGGACGAACCGGCCCAGCAGCTCGCGCAGTTCACCTACGCCCTCGCCGGTGAGGGCGGACAGCGGCAGGACGGTCGCTCCGGGCTCGCCGTGCTCGCCGAGCGCCATGCCGTCCTCGTCCAGCAGCCGGCGCAGGTCGTCCAGCACCTGGTCGGCGGCCTCGCCCGGGAGCCGGTCGATCTGGTTGAGCACGACGAAGGTGACCTCGGCGTGGCCGGCGAGGGGGCGCAGGTAGCGCTCGTGCAGGGCGGCGTCCGCGTACTTCTCCGGGTCCACCACCCAGATCACCGCGTCGACCAGCGCGAGCACCCGGTCCACCTGGTCGCGGTGGCCCTTCGCCGCCGAGTCGTGGTCGGGCAGGTCGACCAGGACGAGGCCCTGGAGCGCCTCGTCGGCCGCCGCGCCCGGCGCCGGCCTCCGCCGCAGTCTGCCGGGCACGGCGAGGCGGTCCAGCAGTCCGGCGGCCCCGTCGGTCCAGGAGCAGGCGAGCGGGGAGGAGGTGGTGGGGCGGCGCAGGCCGGTCTCGGAGAGCTGGGCGCCCGCGAGCGCGTTGAAGAGGGCGGACTTCCCGCTGCCGCTCGCCCCGGCGATGGCGACGACGGTGTGCCGGGAGGAGAGCCGCTGCCGGGCCGCCGCCTCGTCCAGCACCCGGCCCGCCTCGGCGAGCGCGGCCCGGTCCAGGCGGGCCCGGGAGAGGCCGACGAGTTCGCGCAGGGCGTCCAGGCGCGGCCGGAGCGGGCTGCCGGAGTCCACGTACGCCTCGACCTGCGGCCGCCCGTCGTCCTCCTCTTCCTCGGGGGCCTCGTCCGGGGTCTGTTCGGCCTCCTTCCGGCCGGCCTGCGCGCGCCGGGCGATCAGCCCGTCGTCCCAGCCGGTGCCGGAACGGGAGGTGCGGGAGGTAGTGGTATCGGAGCCGGAGGTGTCGGACAGCTGTTCCCCGGTTCCGCCCTGCCCCGGATTCTCGTCAGTGACGGCAGTCATCGCTGCCACCTCTCCTTCTGCAGTAGGGACAGCGCGGCAATGAGTTCGGCCTGTGGCTCGGGGGCCACGTCGAGGGCGTCCAGGGGGGCGAGCCGCCGGTCGCGTTCGCCGTTCAGCACGTGGTCGAGGCAGTTGGTGAGCAGCGCGCCGCCCTTGTCGCGCAGCCGCAGCGCGCCCTGCGCCCCCATCCGTTCGGCGAGTTGTTCACCGGCGGTGCGGGCGCGGCGTCCGCCGAGCAGGGAGGCGGCCAGCAGGGCGGCGACGGTCTCGGGGTCCGGGGCGGTGTTGCGCTCCATCAGGCGCAGCTCCTCCTCGGCGAGTTCTTCCAGGATCCGGCGCCATCTGCGTACGGCCATGTCGATCCGGCCCCGGATGTCCTCGGCCGGTCCCCAGCCGCCTTCCTCGCGGCCCGCCGCCTCGAAGGCGAAGGCCGCGGCGGCGGGTTCCTTGCGCCAGACGGCGCGGATCTGCTCGTCGGCGGCGGCGACGCCGCATTCCAGGAGCGCGGCCAGGCTCTCGACCAGCGCGTCGAGCACTTCGTCGGAGCTGCTGTACGTGGGGTAGCCGCGCCACCTGGTCCGGGCGTCGCCGGCGAGCGCGCCGCCGTTCTTCAGCCGGCGCCGGAGCCGGGCGCCCTCCTTCCCGTACGCCTCCTCGACCACACCCGTGAGCCGTACGGCGGCGGCGTACTGCGCGGCGACGGCTCCGGCGAGCGCGGGCATCCGGACGTTCAGGGAGTCGACGACCCCGGCGGCGGTCCGGCCGACGGCCTGCTGACGGGCGGCCGGGTCCTGGGCGCGGTGCGCGAGCCAGGCGCGGAGCGGGGCGACGGCGGTGGTGGGCAGGAGCCCCCTGCCGCCGCCCGCCGATTCGGGCAGTTCGGGGATGGTGAACCGGGGCACCTCGCCGAGCCCGGCCTTGGTGAGCAGGGCCCCGTACTGGCGGGAGACCTCGGCGATCACCTGGTGCGGGACGCGGTCGAGAACGGTGACGAGCGAGGCGTTGTACTCCTTGGCGGTACGCAGCAGATGCCAGGGCACGGCGTCGGCGTACCGGGAGGCCGTCGTGACCATGACCCAGATGTCGGCGGCGCAGATGAGTTCGGCGGCCAGGACCCGGTTGCGGACGACGAGGGAGTCGATGTCGGGGGCGTCCAGGAGGGCGAGCCCGCGCGGCAGTCCGGGTGCGGTCTCGACGCGCAGCGCGGTGCCCTCCTCGGCCGCGTGGCCGTCGGGTCCGTCGAGGTCGTCGCACTGGCCGGGCTCGGCGTACTCCTCGGGCGGCAGCCAGACCCGGGTGAGCTGCGGCAGCACCCGTACGCCCGTGAACCAGTGCTGGTCGTCCGGGTGGCAGACCAGGACGGGTGTGCGGGTGGTGGGCCGCAGCACCCCGGCCTCGCTGACCCGGCGCCCCACCAGCGAATTGACGAGCGTCGACTTGCCGGCGCCGGTCGATCCGCCGATGACGGCGAGCAGGGGCGCCTCGGGATCCTTGAGCCGGGGCAGCAGGTAGTCGTCCAGCTGGGCGAGCAGCTCGGTCCTGGTCTGCCGGGCGCGGGCGGCGCCCGGGAGCGGGAGTGGGAGACGCACGGCGGCGACACGGTCGCGCAGGGCGGAGAGTGCGTCGATGAGCTGAGGCCGTACGTCCAAGGTCACCACATGCGAAGAATGCCCAATTTTGGAGCCTTTTTGAAGCGTATAGCCACCTCTGCGCGCCGGTTCCTCCGTCCGGACAGAGGGGATGAGTGGGGCGCAGGCATAACGAGTGCACAACACCCGTGGCGTGAAGCGCCAAAAGCGGTGCGTGATCCGGGCCTACCTGCGATTATCGTCTCGCTTCACCGAACCTCCACATCGTGCCACGCAGGTGAAGCAACGAGGTCGAGCCAATCGGAGCCCTATCCTTGATCCGGCAAGGTCACGGACCGCCCGGTCCCGGGGCTCCTGACCACCGCAGCCACCACCCGGCCCCCGTAGCTCAGTGGATAGAGCAGGTGCCTTCTAAGCACTTGGCCGCAGGTTCGAGTCCTGCCGGGGGCGCACAGGCCCAGCCGCCCGCGTCGGACCTCCCCCCGAGGGAGGTCCCACTTCTCGCGGAGCACAGCACGCTAGCGCGGTCCGTGTAGTGACGGCGTAAACATCCCCGGGGCCCCGGGGGAGCGCGCCGCTCCCCCGGCCCCTCCCGTCAGTCCATCTCGCCCTCTCCCTTGTCCTCCACCATGTCCCCGCCGCCCTTCAGCCGCTCCGCGCGGGTGATCGCGTCGGCCAGCTTCGTCACCGAGGCGTCCTCGGTCGTCGTAGCCAGCTTCTCGGCCCGGTCGGCGAGTTCGCCCAGGCCCGGGGCGCCGGGCAGGCCGGTGCCGCGCAGGTTCTCCGCGAAGTAGGCGGCCACCGCCGTCACCTGGAGGCGGGTGCTCCGGCCGCCCCAGAGCTTGCCGGTGATCGCCCCGGCCGTCACGGAACCGGTCTCCTCGTGCGGCTTGCGGGTCTTCGGGTCCAGCCAGCGCACGGTCGCGGTGGCGACATGGCCGGAGGCGCCGTCGCGCAGCCGCACGGCGTACAGGGCGGTGACGGTGTGGCCGGGGCCGACCTCGCCGCCGTCCACGCTGTCGTCGCGGAAGTCCTCGTCGGCGACCTTGCGGTCCTCGTAGCCGATCAGCTTGAACTTCTCGACGGTCTTCCGGTCGAAGGCGACCTGCGCCTTGGCGTCCCGGGCGGTCAGTTCGAGGTGGGCGGGGAGCTGGTCCACGAACACCTTGCGGGCCTGTTCCTCGTCGGCGATGTACGTGGTGTGGCCGTCGCCCTTGTTGGTCAGCTGTTCCATGAAGTCGTCGCCGTAGTCGCTGCCGACGCCCACGCCGAAGAGGGTGATGCCGTACTCGCGGCGAGCCGAGTCGATGCGTTCGAGGATGTCGTCCGCCTCGGTGTCGCCGGTGTTGGCCAGCGCGTCGGAGAGCAGGACGACACGGTTGTTGCCGCCCTTGCGGCGGCCCTCCACCGCTTCCTCGTAACCGCGCTCGATGCCCGCCCCGACGTTGGTGGAGGCGCCGGGTTCCAGCGAGTCGACCGCGTCGTGGATCTTGCCCCGGTGGCCCTTCAGCCGGGTCATCGGCAGGACGGTCTCCGCGTCGTCGCTGAAGGTGACCAGGCTGATCGAGTCGTCGTCGCGCAGCTCGTCCGTGAGGATGCCCAGCGAGGTCTTGACCAGGCCGAGCCGGTCGGGCGAGTTCATCGAGCCCGAGACGTCCACCACGAAGGTGAGGGAGGCCGGGGGGCGTTCGGCCGTGCTGGGCGCGGCCTTGGTGGCCAGGCCGACCCGGACCAGCGACCAGTCGCCGTCCTCCTCGGCGGCCCTGGCCCCGTCGACGGAGACCGAGAAGCCGTTGCCCTCGGGGCGGTGGTAGCCCTGCCGGAAGCTGTTGACGAACTCCTCGGGCCGCACGGTCTCCGGTCCGGGCAGCCGGCCGTCGGCGAGGGTGCGGCGGGCGTAGCCGTACGAGGCGGTGTCGACGTCCAGCGCGAAGGTGGAGAGGTAGTCGGGCGGGGCGCTCTCCTTCAGCCGGTCAGCGCCGCCGTCGTCGTTCTTCTGCTCGTCCGTGTCACCCCGTGTGTAGGCGGGCGCGGGCGCCCCCGCGCGCCGCTGGTCGGACGTCGCCTTGCCGCCGCTGTCCGTCCCCGAGCAGCCGGTGAGCAGGACGCCCGTCGCGAGCAACAGCCCGACCGCGCCCCGGTACTTCCGTGTGCGGTGTTCCATCCCGTACCCCCTGTGTCGTCACGTCAGCACTTGTGAATGTGACGTGCGGACGGGCGGCCCGGACCGGACGAAAGGGTTGCGGAACGATCTCGATGCGGCAACGGCGAGCGCGGAACCGGCGGAATGTCAAGGTCAGGACACGATGTCCTTACGGCTGAACCCACGGAACGCGAAAGCGAACAGGATCAGGGCATACGTCACTGATACGGCCGCGCCCTTCGCCATGCCGCCCCACTCGATGGTGGGCTGGAGCGCGTCCGCCCAGGCGAACTGCCAGTGGGCGGGCAGGAAGTCCCGCCAGGAGCCGAGCGCGGTGACGGCGTCGAGCACATTGCCGACGATGGTCAGCCCGACGGCCCCGCCCACCGCGCCGAGCGGGGCGTCGGTCTTCGTCGACAGCCAGAACGCGAGGCCCGCGGTCACCAGTTGGGACACGAAGACGAACGCGACCACGAGCGCGAGGCGCGGCACCGCGTCCCCGGCCGACAGCGCTCCCCCGGTCGGCAGCTGGAGCGGCCCCCAGCCGTAGGCCGCCGCCCCCGCCGCGAGCGCGACGAGCGGCAGCAGGACCATCGCGGCGAGGCTGAAGCCCAGCGCGACGACGAGCTTGCTCCACAGCAGCCGGGCCCGGGGCACGGGCGCGGCCAGCAGATAGCGCAGGGAGGACCAGCTCGCCTCGGAGGCCACGGTGTCGCCGCAGAACAGCGCGACCGGGACGACCAGCAGGAAGCCCGCCGAGACGAACAGGCAGGTCGCGGCGAAGTTCGCGGCGGACGCGGTCGCCGTGTCCATCAGCGTGATCCGGTCCGCGCCGCCGCGCCCGCCGTCCGGGGTGCCGCCGATCGCGAACGCGATGATCAGGATGAACGGCAGCGCGGCCAGCACCCCGCCCATCAGCAGGGTCCGGCGCCGGCGCAACTGCCGGACCGCCTCGACGCGCAGCGGGAGGGTGTGGCGGGCGCGGTAGCCCGGCGCCTCGGGGGCCTCGGTGAGGCCGGCTGCGGTGCTCATGCGGAGCCTCCGGAGATCAGGGTGAGGAAGGCGTCCTCCAGGCGGCGGTGCGGGCCGACGCCCGTCAGCGGCACGTCGAGGCGGACCAGCTCGGCGATCAGCTCGGGCGAGGTCGCCCCGTCGAGCCGGACGAGGAGCCCGTGCCCGTCGTCGGTGCGGACGGCGGAGCCGATGCCCGGGAGGGCGGCGACCTTCTCCACGAGGGGTTCGGTGAGCGGGTCGGCGGCGGTGACCAGGAGCATGTCGCCGGAGCCGGTGATCTCGGCGACGGGGCCGGCCTGGACGAGCCTGCCCCGGTCCATGACGACCAGATGCGTGCAGGACTGCTCCACCTCGGACAGGAGGTGGCTGGAGACGATCACGGTGCGGCCGCCGGCCGCGTACCGGATCATCACGTCCCGCATCTCCCGGATCTGCGGCGGGTCGAGCCCGTTGGTCGGTTCGTCCAGGATGAGCAGGTCCGGCATGCCGAGCATGGCCTGGGCGATGGCGAGCCGCTGCCGCATGCCCTGCGAGTACGTGCGCACGGCGCGGGCCAGGGCGTCACCGAGCCCGGCGATCTCCAGGGCCTCCTCGATGCGCGCGTCCTCGTCGGGGCGGCCGGTGGCCTTCCAGTACAGCTCCAGGTTGGCGCGCCCGGACAGGTGCGGCAGGAAGCCCGCGCCCTCCACGAAGCAGCCGACCCGGGACAGCACGGGCGCGCCGGGGCGGATGGCCCGCCCGAAGACCCGGATCTCGCCGTCGTCGGGGGTGATGAGCCCCATGAGCATCCGCAGGGTGGTGGTCTTCCCGGCCCCGTTGGGGCCCAGCAGGCCGAGCACCTGCCCCTTCTCGACGCGGAAGGAGAGGTCGCGGACCGCGTACCGGTCGGCGGACTTGGCGTACTTCTTGGACAGGCCGGTGATCTGGAGCGGTACGTCGGTGAGCGCGGGGTCGGGTGCGGGCGTCGCGGTACGGCGCCGGGCGGTGAGCAGCAGGGCGGCGGCGATCACCAGGGCGGCGGCCGGCAGCCCCCAGGTCCACCAGGGCAGTGCGGCCGAGGCGGTCTTCAGGCCGGGCGCGGTGGGAAGCGTGAGGGGCCCGTCGAGGGAGACGGTGTACGTGGCGGGCTCGGCCGGGGACGCGTAGCCGAGGTCGGTCGCGGCGAGGACGAGGCGGAGGCGGTGGCCCGCGTCGAGTTCGTGGTCGACGGCGGGCAGGGTCAGCTGGATCGGCCTGCCCTGCTGTGCGGGGGTGATCCGGTACGGCGCGACGAGCTGGGCGGGCAGCACCTGCCGCTTCCCGTCCGGCGACACGTCGTACACCTTGCCGAACAGCACCGCGTCGCCGTGGTCGGCCTGCACGGTCACCCGGACCGTGGGGGCGCCGGTGATGCGGCGGGCGACGGGCAGCGGGGCGGAGTCGAAGCGGGCGTACTGGCCGGGGAAGTCGAGGGCGAGGCCGCCGACGCCGAGGGTGGAGAGCTGGGCGAGCGAGCCGCCGACGCCGGGGACGGCGGAGATCGAGGGCGGGTTGGCCCCCGCGGGGTTGCTGATCTTCTGGGTGCGCCCGTGCAATGCGACGGTCCGGGGGCCGCTGTGCAGGCCCGGGTACGTGTCGCTGCTCGCGCCCCTGGTGAGGGCGGCGCCGTCCGTGGAGTCGATGCCGCCGGTCCGGGTGACGCGGAAGGCGGGTCCGGTGTCGGCGCCCTGGTCCCCCTTCAGGTACCGGTCGAACCAGGAGCCGATCCTCTTCTCCACCCGGCCGGTCTCCATGTCGCCCCCGTCGTGCCCGCCGGCCGCCCAGTCGACGGAGACGGGGGCGCCGTTGGCGGCGATGGCCTTCGCCATGGCGTCGGCCTGGCCGAGCGGGAACAGGGAGTCGGTCTGGCCCTGCACGATGAGCGCGGGGGCCTTGATGCGGTCGGCCACGGCGCTCGGGGAGCGCTTCGTGAGCAGGTCGCGGGCGGCGGCGTCCGGCTTGCCGTTGACGGCGACCCGTTCGTACAGGTCGCACAGCTCCTTCTCGAAGTTGGCGCAGCCGCCGCCGGAGTTGACGAAGATCCCGGTCCAGAGTTTCTTGAACACCCCGTCCGGGAAGAGCGCGTCGGCGAGGTTCCAGTAGGTGATCTGCGGGGCGATGGCGTCGACGCGGTGGTCGTACCCGGCGGCGAGCAGCGAGACCGCGCCGCCGTAGGACGCCCCGGTGACGCCGACGCGCGGGTCGCCCTTCGCGTCGAGCCGGACCTCGGGGCGGCCGGCGAGCCAGTCGATCAGCCGGGACACGTCCTTGACCTCGCGGTCCGGCGCGTTCAGCCCGATCCTGCCGCCCGACTTGCCGAAGCCGCGGGCGGACCAGGTGAGGACGGCGTATCCGTCGCGGGCCAGCTGTTCGGCCTGCGCCCGGGTCTCCGCCTTGCTGCCGCCGAATCCGTGGCCGATGAGCACGGCGGGCCGGCGCCCGTCGCCCCCGGCCGTGAAGTACGAGGTGTCGAGGGAGACCCCGTCGACGCGCATCATCCGGTCCTGGCGGTGCACGGCCGGGCCGCTGTCGTCGGCCACCGCCGTCCAGGTGCCCGCACCGGCGAGCACGAGGAGCGCGGCACCGGCCGCCGCCCACCGGCCTCGGGTGCGGGGCAGCAGGCGCCGCCACCGGGACGTACGCGCAACAGGGGAGTCCATGCGTCCGACCCTATGCGGCCCGCCACCCCGTCCCACCTGCCGCCGGGCGGAACTCCCGGGCATCCTCAAGGCGTACGGAAGCGGGCCTCGTACTCCGGACGCGGTATGCCGGGGTACGGCGGTCCGGCCCGCCAATTGCGTCGCGCGACGGCCCCGCGCTCTGGAACGCTGCCGCCATGGAACTGCCGGAAGTACTGCTCATCGGCGGCCGCGCGGGCGTCGGGAAGACCACGGTGGCCTGGGAGGTGTCGGCGCGGCTGCGCGAGGCGGGGGCCGTGCACGCGGTGATCGACGGGGACTTCATGTGCGCCGTGCACCCCGCGCCGGACGACGACCCGCGCCGGTCCCTGATCACCGAACGCAATCTGGCGGCGGTCTGGGCCAACTACGCGGCCCTGGGCGTGCGCCGTCTCGTCTACACCAACACGGTGTGCGTGCTGCCCGAGACCGCGCCCATGTTCGAGCGCGCGATGGGGGGCGGGGTGCGGTGCGTACGGGTGCTGCTGACCGCGTCCGACGCGACGGCCGAGCAGCGGCTCACCGGCCGCGAGATCGGCTCCGAGCTGGAGCACGAGCTGCTCAGCAGCCACCGCAAGGCCCGGATGCTCGACGCCCGGGTCCCGGCGGACACCACGCGGTTGGCGACCGACGGGCGGACGGTACCGGACATCGCGCGGGAGATCGTGGAGCTGACGGGGTGGACCGGGGCCCGACAGCCTTGTGGGAAGCTCACGCCCCACCCGCCCGAAGGCTGTCCGTGATCGCCAAATCCCTTTCAGGACAAGCGTGTTGGAATGCCCCTATGGTCAATTCCACTGACGGAATCACGCACCTGGGTCCGGACGCTCCCGTACAGCGCCTGCGTGCCGAGATCGTCCGGATGCGGGACGAGGCGACGCGGCAGAGGAAGATCGCGCACCGTCGGGCCGAGTTCTGGGCCAGGACGGACATCGCCCTCGGTTTCCCCGCGGCCCTGCTGGCGGGCACGGCCGGAGCGGCGGGGCTGGCCTCGGCGGATGTGCGGGTGGCCGCCGCCCTCGCCGCCCTCGCCTCCGCCGGGTTCGCTGCGGGAGCGAGCTTCCTGCGCAGCGACGCCAGACGCCGCGCCAACAAACGTGCGCGCCACGCGTGGGCGTCGGTCGAGGCCAGGGCCATGGTGGCGCTCGCCCGCGAGCACGTGTCCCACGAGAACCTCGGCGACCTGCTGGAATGCCGCCAGGCCGCGCTGGCCGCCTACGACGGTGAAGACACCCCCGGGACCGCCGCCGGCGCCGGGTAGACCCGTTCGTCCGGGAGCAGCGCGGTCGCGGCCTCCGTCTCGCCCGCCCGGGCCAGCGCGTGGATCTCCCGGGCGAGCGGGGTGACGTCGCGGATCGAGACCGTCCACTCGTCCGCGTAACGCCGTGACGCCTCCCCGGCCAGGCCGAGCTGGAGCGAGCGGTACGGGAGCCGGTTCAGGTGCAGGTCGCGCTCGGGGTCCCACTGGACGCGGGCGGGGGCCCGGCGCAGCTCGCGCTGCCAGGTGGCGTGGTCGGGGTGCACGTCCCGTTCGTAGTGGGAGAGTTCGGCGTGGGCGAGGGCCCAGTCGAAGCCCTCGCGGGTGATCTCGACGGCGAGGACGGTCTCCTGGCCCTCCTTCGTCCCCCAGCCGCAGCGGTACATCATCCACAGGAAGCTCGGCTTGATCCACGTCATGCGGTCGCGCTTCCAGGCGGCCGGGAAGCGCCCGTCGCGGGCGGCGGGCAGCCCGAGCGACGGGGTGTACGCCTGATAGACGGTCACGGTTTCGGCGGTGTGGAGCGCGCGGATCTGGTGCTGGGGCGGGATGGCTGCGGATGCGGATGCGGTCATGCAGCCATCCCAGCACCGGCGGCGGGCTGACGGCGAACGAGTTTCCGGCCGGCCAGGGCCTAGCGGGCCGCGTGCATCACGCGCGGTCCGTGCATCACGCGAACGCCGGACGACACGGCCACGTGGTCACCAGCCGACGCCTTCGCTCCGGCCGTGGAGTTCCCGTAGTAGTTCCACCGCCAGGTGCCGGAATCGGTGGCCTTCACGGTGGTCTTGAGCGCCCCCGTCGAACTGGACGTCACCTTCTTGACCGTCTTGTCGGTCGGCGCCGCCGCCATCGCGGTGAACACGGCCGCCGCGCCCCCGGCCACCACCGCGTTCCACAACTTCTTCGCCGTAGGTGCGAACCCGCCCTCCCCTTGGAAACCGGACCGTCTTTGGGACCGCCCTGGGCCGTGCGCGGTTGTACGCCGTACGGCAACGATCGGGGCACGCGCTCGGAGCCGTACAAGCGCATGGCGAAGGCCATGACATTCGTCATGCGGAGGTCAGTACACGCGGCTCTGCCGGGGAGGGGGCCCGGATCGGCAGTCTTGAACGTGTCGAGAGCGGGAGCCACGAAGGCGCCGCCGCAACGGGAGGAACCGACATGAGCAGCCCGGCCGCCACACTCACCACCCCCTCCCCCGCCCTCGACGCCCCCACCACCCCGATCGAGCCCCGCAAGGCCCTCGTGGACAGCATGAAGCCGCTCCTGGTGGACGTCGCACTGCCGCTCGCCGCGTACTACGCGCTGAAGGCGGCGGGGCTCGGCACGTTCGGCGCACTGGCCTGGAGCAGCGTGGTCCCGGCGGTCCGCACGGTATGGGGCGCGGTGCGCGAGCGCCGGCTCAACGGCCTCGCGGCGCTGATGGTGTCGGTCAACGCGGTCTCGCTGCTGCTGGGCCTGGTGTCCGGTGACCCCCGGCTGATGCTCCTCAAGGACAGCGCGGTGAGCAGCGTCATCGGCCTGACGTTCCTGGTGACGGCGGTGCGCGGCCGCCCAATGCTGTCGGCGG
Proteins encoded in this window:
- a CDS encoding VC0807 family protein → MSSPAATLTTPSPALDAPTTPIEPRKALVDSMKPLLVDVALPLAAYYALKAAGLGTFGALAWSSVVPAVRTVWGAVRERRLNGLAALMVSVNAVSLLLGLVSGDPRLMLLKDSAVSSVIGLTFLVTAVRGRPMLSAGLRPWLTRGEAAKTAAWERLSAGSPAFHRAEIRFSAVWGCALLTECAVRAVGAYTVPVETMVWAGTVLMVASMFLAFLVSGRIAVAPMERMIAAETTTAKNH